One Chanodichthys erythropterus isolate Z2021 chromosome 10, ASM2448905v1, whole genome shotgun sequence DNA segment encodes these proteins:
- the npy8ar gene encoding neuropeptide Y receptor Y8a, translating to MEASPTSYNISNTSTGLGQRTWVDSNVCPPSVSGTTLLIVAYSTVMAVGLVGNTCLVFIISRQKEMRNVTNILIANLSCSDILMCVVCLPVTVIYTLMDRWILGETLCKVTPFVQCMSVTVSIFSLVLIALERHQLIIHPTGWTPAPGHSYLAVAVTWMVACFISLPFLSFNILTNVPFQNLSLPFNPFSDHVICMELWPSERNRLAYTTSLLLFQYCLPLLLILVCYLRIFLRLRRRKDMVEQATEARQRKARSAQRINAMLVVIVVAFALCWLPLNVFNTIFDWYHQVLPSCQHDVIFSACHLTAMASTCVNPVVYGFLNTNFQKELKATLQRCHCGWGVPEAYESFPLSTVATDVTKVSSMQQGSLIRSEQCAHC from the coding sequence ATGGAGGCCTCTCCGACCTCGTACAACATCAGCAACACCTCAACTGGGTTAGGCCAGAGAACATGGGTGGATTCCAATGTGTGCCCTCCCTCTGTGAGTGGCACGACCCTTCTGATCGTGGCCTACAGCACTGTTATGGCGgtgggcttggtgggcaacacTTGTCTGGTCTTCATCATATCCAGACAAAAAGAGATGAGAAACGTCACCAACATCCTCATCGCCAACCTCTCCTGCTCTGACATCCTCATGTGCGTGGTGTGCCTCCCTGTGACGGTCATCTACACGCTCATGGACCGCTGGATCTTGGGTGAGACGTTGTGCAAGGTCACGCCATTTGTGCAGTGTATGTCTGTCACGGTCTCCATCTTCTCGTTGGTCCTCATCGCGTTGGAGCGGCATCAACTCATCATCCACCCCACCGGCTGGACGCCCGCCCCTGGCCATTCGTACCTGGCCGTGGCCGTCACCTGGATGGTGGCCTGCTTCATTTCCCTACCCTTCCTGTCCTTTAATATCCTAACTAACGTCCCGTTCCAGAACCTCAGCCTGCCGTTCAACCCGTTCAGCGACCACGTCATTTGCATGGAGCTCTGGCCGTCCGAACGCAACCGTTTGGCGTACACCACCTCGCTTCTGCTTTTCCAGTACTGCCTACCCTTGCTTCTCATTTTGGTCTGTTACTTGCGCATATTCCTGCGTCTGCGCAGGCGGAAGGACATGGTGGAGCAGGCCACCGAGGCCCGGCAGAGAAAGGCGCGGAGTGCTCAGCGCATCAATGCCATGTTGGTCGTAATCGTAGTTGCTTTCGCTCTCTGCTGGCTCCCGCTCAATGTCTTCAACACCATCTTCGACTGGTACCACCAGGTGCTTCCTTCTTGCCAGCATGACGTCATCTTCTCCGCCTGCCACCTGACGGCCATGGCGTCTACCTGCGTGAACCCGGTGGTGTACGGCTTCCTCAACACCAACTTCCAGAAGGAGCTGAAGGCGACGCTTCAGCGCTGCCATTGTGGCTGGGGAGTTCCGGAGGCCTATGAGAGCTTCCCGCTTTCCACGGTGGCCACCGATGTCACCAAGGTTTCGTCCATGCAGCAGGGCTCTCTGATCAGATCGGAACAGTGCGCTCACTGCTAA